A region from the Calonectris borealis unplaced genomic scaffold, bCalBor7.hap1.2 HAP1_SCAFFOLD_101, whole genome shotgun sequence genome encodes:
- the LOC142076736 gene encoding SUN domain-containing protein 3-like — protein MLREEVLGSREESRLFPPPGQGAGVVEMPARLGRRRNTHQKGRSILRLLFLLLPVLSAVVYCSGSTIWGKGALREASQLPEAEPQSLGNSQAWLEQKKRELKETVAQVSAARGNILQAVREVLEAHGVQEEKREEVLRLTEAAVQKVLENYLQMPDWALEAIGAAIDEERTSKSYGGQGKMTWWPSPFGFSSANPPETILQPRIAPGNCWAFQGSRGHVVIRLPEQIWPRAFTIWHISEAVSPSGEVSSAPKDFAVSGVDEATAETLLGTFTYEVHKEIAQTFHVQKELPRTFRYIKFQVQSNWGNPEYTCMYRVQVHGKAASHNDHPQAQELL, from the exons ATGCTTAGAGAAGAGGTGCTTGGGTCTCGAGAGGAGAGCAGGCTTTTCCCTCCGCctggccagggtgctggggttgTGGAGATGCCAGCCAGGTTGGGCAG ACGACGCAACACCCACCAGAAGGGCAGGAGCATCCTGAGgctccttttcctgctgcttcccgtCCTGTCGG CTGTTGTCTACTGCTCGGGCTCAACGATCTGGGGAAAGGGAGCATTACGG GAGGCATCACAGCTTCCTGAAGCAGAGCCGCAGTCTCTGGG GAACTCACAGGCTTGGCTGGAGCAGAAGAAGCGGGAGCTCAAGGAGACGGTGGCTCAGGTGTCTGCTGCGAGGGGAAACATACTTCAGGCAGTGAGAGAGGTCCTCGAAGCCCACGGTGtccaagaggagaagagagag GAAGTTCTGCGGTTGACAGAGGCAGCAGTTCAGAAGGTGCTTGAAAACTACCTTCAGATGCCTGACTGGGCTCTGGAAGCCATAG GTGCCGCCATTGATGAGGAGAGGACATCCAAGAGTTACGGTGGGCAAGGCAAGATGACCTGGTGGCCTTCTCCATTCGGCTTCTCTTCTGCAAATCCTCCAGAGACAATCTTGCAG CCGCGTATTGCCCCTGGCAACTGCTGGGCTTTCCAAGGATCTCGGGGTCACGTGGTCATCCGGCTGCCTGAGCAAATCTGGCCAAGGGCTTTCACCATTTGGCATATCTCCGAGGCAGTCTCTCCTTCTGGGGAAGTCAGCAGCGCCCCCAAAGACTTTGCTGTCTCC GGAGTGGATGAGGCAACGGCAGAAACTCTCCTGGGGACATTCACCTACGAGGTGCACAAGGAGATTGCTCAGACTTTCCATGTGCAG AAGGAGCTTCCCAGGACATTTCGCTACATCAAATTCCAGGtgcagagcaactggggaaacccagagTACACCTGTATGTACCGAGTACAGGTTCACGGGAAGGCGGCAAGCCACAACGACCACCCgcaagcccaagagctcctttag
- the LOC142076743 gene encoding uncharacterized protein LOC142076743: protein MLREEVLGSREESRLFPPPGQGAGVVEMPARLGRRRNTHQKGRSILRLLFLLLPVLSAVVYCSGSTIWGKGALREASQLPEAEPQSLGNSQAWLEQKKRELKETVAQVSAARGNILQAVREVLEAHGVQEEKREEVLRLTEAAVQKVLENYLQMPDWALEAIGAAIDEERTSKSYGGQGKMTWWPSPFGFSSANPPETILQPRIAPGNCWAFQGSRGHVVIRLPEQIWPRAFTIWHISEAVSPSGEVSSAPKDFAVSVSLCLALIGWGPAPGKSCTRDVLLAAASLRHLSGAGCCRAPHPLGGHWGHVGFCASGGCLSASRPRILEHVLEAP from the exons ATGCTTAGAGAAGAGGTGCTTGGGTCTCGAGAGGAGAGCAGGCTTTTCCCTCCGCctggccagggtgctggggttgTGGAGATGCCAGCCAGGTTGGGCAG ACGACGCAACACCCACCAGAAGGGCAGGAGCATCCTGAGgctccttttcctgctgcttcccgtCCTGTCGG CTGTTGTCTACTGCTCGGGCTCAACGATCTGGGGAAAGGGAGCATTACGG GAGGCATCACAGCTTCCTGAAGCAGAGCCGCAGTCTCTGGG GAACTCACAGGCTTGGCTGGAGCAGAAGAAGCGGGAGCTCAAGGAGACGGTGGCTCAGGTGTCTGCTGCGAGGGGAAACATACTTCAGGCAGTGAGAGAGGTCCTCGAAGCCCACGGTGtccaagaggagaagagagag GAAGTTCTGCGGTTGACAGAGGCAGCAGTTCAGAAGGTGCTTGAAAACTACCTTCAGATGCCTGACTGGGCTCTGGAAGCCATAG GTGCCGCCATTGATGAGGAGAGGACATCCAAGAGTTACGGTGGGCAAGGCAAGATGACCTGGTGGCCTTCTCCATTCGGCTTCTCTTCTGCAAATCCTCCAGAGACAATCTTGCAG CCGCGTATTGCCCCTGGCAACTGCTGGGCTTTCCAAGGATCTCGGGGTCACGTGGTCATCCGGCTGCCTGAGCAAATCTGGCCAAGGGCTTTCACCATTTGGCATATCTCCGAGGCAGTCTCTCCTTCTGGGGAAGTCAGCAGCGCCCCCAAAGACTTTGCTGTCTCCGTAAGTCTTTGCCTTGCGCTTATCGGGtggggcccagccccagggaaaagCTGTACCAGAGACGTGCTTCTCGCGGCGGCTTCTCTCAGACATCTgtctggggctggctgctgcagagcacctCATCCCCTGGGGGGCCACTGGGGGCATGTGGGGTTCTGTGCCTCTGGGGGCTGCTTGTCTGCTTCACGGCCAAGGATCCTGGAGCACGTGCTCGAAGCACCCTGA